From a single Calothrix sp. NIES-2098 genomic region:
- a CDS encoding multi-sensor hybrid histidine kinase, which translates to MAGEIIKVLLVEDNPGDVLLLEEFLKDVTATVVELKPVEQLDEALSYLAHESFDVMLLDLSLPDSQGLETFIRAHNQAKSTPIIVLTGINDENLALRAMQEGAQDYLVKGQVTGDLLVRSMRYAIERQRIEDALRQSEERFRVALKNSPIFVFNQDLELRYTWVYNPAFGFTAEEMLGKRDSELIPLESAHHLTALKLGVLVTGVGTRDEVSITTAQGTRYYDMTIEPLRNELQQVIGITCACIDISERQAALQERKLADATIREQAALLDIATDAILVRDLENKILFWNKGAEKLYGWSAAEAKAKNASELFYDEEPPQVAAALVTVISTGKWEGDFTKLTKTGKEVLVSSRWTLVCDEQGKPKSILTVDTDITEKKRLEAQLFRAQRLESIGTLASGIAHDLNNILTPILAGAQLLPLKFPNADERTQHLLEILEINAKRGADLVKQVLSFARGVEGKRINLQIRHLIVEVSKVLKETLPKSIQVSTDVPQDLWIVSGDSTQIHQVLMNLCVNARDAMPNGGTLSISAKNLFIDENYARMNLEAKVGPYIVITVSDTGVGIPEENLDRIFEPFFTTKEIGQGTGLGLSTVLGIIKSHSGFVNVYSDVNIGTRFQVYLPAVEGRETHSIDESKVLTARGEMILIVDDEPAIQEITRTSLETHNYKTIVASDGIEAIAVYAKHMDRVSVVLMDLMLPSLDGVTAIRTLKKINPDVKIIATSGLISSQKMEALASSGVTTFLPKPYTINELLLTLQKVMS; encoded by the coding sequence ATGGCAGGTGAAATTATCAAAGTCCTGTTAGTTGAAGATAACCCCGGTGATGTCCTGTTGTTGGAAGAATTTTTAAAGGATGTCACCGCCACTGTGGTGGAGTTGAAACCTGTGGAACAGCTCGACGAAGCACTTAGCTATCTCGCCCACGAAAGCTTTGATGTTATGCTTTTGGATCTTTCTCTTCCAGACAGTCAGGGATTAGAAACTTTTATTAGAGCGCACAATCAAGCAAAATCTACTCCGATTATTGTGCTAACTGGGATTAATGATGAAAACTTAGCACTCAGAGCCATGCAAGAAGGTGCGCAGGATTATTTAGTCAAGGGACAAGTAACAGGCGACTTATTAGTACGCTCTATGCGTTATGCTATTGAGCGTCAACGAATAGAAGACGCACTGCGACAGAGCGAAGAACGGTTTCGCGTTGCCTTAAAAAACTCACCAATTTTTGTTTTTAACCAAGACCTGGAATTACGCTATACCTGGGTTTATAATCCCGCTTTCGGGTTTACAGCCGAAGAAATGTTGGGTAAACGCGACTCAGAATTAATTCCTTTAGAAAGCGCACACCATCTAACTGCGCTCAAACTTGGGGTACTAGTTACTGGAGTAGGTACGAGAGATGAAGTATCTATAACTACCGCCCAAGGAACTCGCTATTATGACATGACTATAGAACCATTGCGCAACGAGTTACAACAAGTTATCGGCATCACTTGTGCTTGCATCGACATTAGCGAACGGCAAGCCGCGCTTCAAGAACGCAAGTTAGCTGATGCAACAATTCGCGAACAAGCAGCATTACTAGACATTGCTACTGATGCCATTCTGGTGCGAGATTTGGAAAACAAAATTCTATTTTGGAATAAAGGTGCAGAAAAACTTTATGGCTGGTCAGCAGCAGAAGCTAAAGCTAAAAATGCTAGCGAGTTGTTTTATGACGAGGAACCACCACAAGTTGCAGCAGCACTTGTAACCGTTATCAGCACAGGTAAGTGGGAGGGTGATTTTACTAAACTCACCAAAACAGGTAAGGAAGTTTTAGTTTCTAGCCGTTGGACTTTGGTTTGTGATGAACAGGGTAAACCCAAATCCATCCTCACGGTTGACACAGATATTACTGAAAAAAAACGCCTAGAAGCACAATTATTTCGTGCCCAACGATTGGAAAGTATCGGTACTTTAGCTAGTGGTATTGCTCACGATCTCAACAATATCCTGACCCCAATTCTGGCAGGCGCACAACTGCTACCGCTAAAATTTCCCAATGCAGATGAGCGAACTCAACATTTGTTAGAAATTTTGGAAATTAATGCGAAACGCGGTGCTGATTTAGTTAAGCAGGTATTGTCATTTGCACGAGGTGTAGAAGGCAAACGCATCAATCTCCAAATCAGACATCTGATTGTGGAAGTTTCTAAGGTTCTCAAAGAGACATTGCCAAAATCAATTCAAGTGTCTACTGATGTGCCCCAAGACTTATGGATAGTTTCGGGTGATAGTACCCAAATTCATCAGGTGCTCATGAACCTCTGCGTTAATGCTCGTGATGCTATGCCCAATGGTGGTACGCTATCGATCTCTGCAAAAAATCTGTTTATTGATGAGAACTATGCCCGCATGAATCTAGAAGCAAAAGTCGGGCCATACATAGTAATTACCGTTAGCGATACGGGAGTGGGAATTCCTGAGGAAAATTTGGATAGAATTTTTGAGCCGTTCTTCACCACAAAAGAAATTGGACAGGGTACGGGTTTAGGACTGTCTACTGTCTTGGGGATTATCAAAAGCCACAGTGGTTTTGTGAACGTGTATAGCGACGTAAATATTGGTACTCGCTTTCAAGTATATTTACCAGCAGTAGAAGGTAGAGAAACACATAGCATAGATGAATCAAAAGTGCTGACTGCACGCGGGGAAATGATTTTGATTGTAGATGATGAGCCTGCCATTCAGGAGATTACGAGAACATCTCTAGAAACTCATAACTACAAAACCATTGTTGCTAGTGATGGCATTGAAGCGATCGCAGTTTACGCTAAACACATGGATCGAGTCAGCGTCGTACTCATGGATTTGATGCTTCCTTCCCTTGATGGCGTCACCGCAATCCGCACCTTAAAAAAAATCAACCCAGATGTGAAAATTATTGCCACCAGTGGCTTGATTTCTAGTCAGAAGATGGAAGCTTTAGCTAGTAGTGGTGTCACAACATTTTTGCCTAAACCCTACACTATCAATGAATTATTGCTGACTTTGCAGAAAGTAATGTCTTAA